Part of the Flagellimonas eckloniae genome, TGCGGCAGTGCGGTCCCAACCACTAAAGCTCCCACCAAATAGCTCAGGGATTTGCCCAACCCCTTATCATAATAGTCTGCTGCTATTTTCATACCTACGGGGTAAATCCCTGCTAAAAAGAACCCAGTTAAAAAGCGAAGCCCTAAAATACTGATTAATGTATTGCCTTGCCAAATAACCCCAGCATTGCACAAAGCTCCAAGCAAAGCACTCACTAAAAAAACTTTGGAAGGGGAATAGCGATCTGTGAGAGTAAAAACAGCAAAAAGCAGTGTGCCGGCAATAAACCCAAATTGTACAGCTGAGGTAAGATGCCCCAAGGCATTTGGTTTTAGCCCAAAATTGATTATCAAATCTACCATAACCCCATTGCCTGCAAACCATAAGGATGTGCAAAAAAATTGTGCAATTACAATACTTGGAAGAATATGTTTTGGTGGATTCACACTATAATTTCAAGTTGAAAAATAGTCATTTTGAGGTGAGGAAGGAAATCATATTTAGAAATCTCAAGCAGTAAATTTTTGTTTCCATTTTTTCTTCAGAAAGTCTAGATGGCTAGTATTATTCTGTTAGTTGGGAAACCGCACAAACCGCCACATTGTCTTTTTTTCCTTTAAGGGGAATGCTTCCCATAGGGTTATACATAAAATTAGAAGAGGATAATTGGTTTTTAAGGCTTTCAGATATCAATAATTCGCTCTTTAAACTATTGCATTGGCCTTGAATTCTTGCAGCGGTATTTATGGTATCACCATGGTAAGCGATTTCCTTTTTGTATTTTCCTACTTCTGTAACGGTAACTGTTCCCGCATGCAGGCCCGCTTTAAAAAATGGTGTGCAGGCGTATTTTTTTTGGTAATGCTCGTGTTTTTTCAAAAGTAATTGAGTGAAATTATAGTAGGCCTTAAGGCAATTTTCATTTTGGAGCCCTTCTTTTAATTTCCAGGTAAGGACAGCTTCATCACCTACATATTGATATATTTCAGCATCATTCTCAACAACAATGCCTAAATCGTTAAAGCAATCTTGTACCAACATGCTATAATTAACATGCCCAAGACGTTCTGCCAATTCCGTGGAAGACTGTAGGTCTAAAAACATAAAGATTCGAGCTTCTTCCCGTGGGGTATAGAATTTACCACGTATCAATTTTAAAAGGTTCCCCTCTCCCAACATGAGGTTTACTTGTCGGAGTATGGTCAGAAAAGAGTCAGTTATCCATATGTAAAAGTATATGGCACCACTACCGGCATCAAAAGCAAAGGTGAGCAGGCTTATTTCTGTGCCAAAATAAAATTGGTAGACCCCATATGCTACAAAAGTCATCGCAATGATGAATAAAAAGGTATACATGGTCCTTAGCAATAAGAGTCTTCCAATGCTAAGCTTTCGATAAATATTTTTCTCCGCCCAAATGGAAGCAATCCCTGAAATAACACCCAAGATTGGTCCCATTGTGAGACCAATGATCATACTTGATTTGAAATCGAATTTTAACTGCCCCTGTTCTTCAGTACCGACACCGCGAACAATTGCCAAAAAAACAAATGCCAAGGACCATCCAACAATATAAAATCGGATGATGCGCCACCTACGTTTATTAAGTAATTTGGATAAGAAAGCAATCACACTTTAAAGGTATCCTTTTTGAAGAAATTAGGCCAAAAAAAGAAAAATCGGGGCAATGCCCCGATTTCCTACCAAACTAACTGCAACTAAACCAAACTAAATCGGTTTTATCCAAAGCAAGTGTTTCCACTTGGATTTTTCTTTTAATACTAAAGCGATGTTGGCAATAAATAAACCTCCCGTTTGTATAAGTTCACCAAGTTCATCAGCCTCTAAAAACAGATGGAACAAAAAGATGTGAAGAGTTATGGGCAACAAGAAAACTGCCCCAACAAAACTGCTTCCCTGTAGTAATATCAGCAATCCGAAAAACAGTTCGCAAATACCCAACAATTGCCAAAAATACCCGGTCTGTTTTGCCCCACTGATGTACAAAATCTTCTGGAGTGTGCTTTCTTTTTCAGGTGCCTTAAACTTCTCCGCTTTTTCGACCACTTCAATGGGAGCTGGAATTGGTTTTTGGAATTTTTGGATTCCACCATAAATCATAAAACCGCCCAAAAACAGTCTGAGAATTATAAAAATAATATTTGTTACGCTCATTTTATTCTATTTAAGTACTTACAGTCGCTCATAAGTAAACTGGGCGTTGCCCCTTTCTCCTTCACTGCTCACATAAGCCGTAAACATCATTTTGTAATAGTTTCCTGCTGCATCCTTAAGCACATAATATCTATCGTCTTTGAGTATTCCTCCAAATGCATCTCTCCAACCACTACCGATTATTG contains:
- a CDS encoding adenylate/guanylate cyclase domain-containing protein; the encoded protein is MIAFLSKLLNKRRWRIIRFYIVGWSLAFVFLAIVRGVGTEEQGQLKFDFKSSMIIGLTMGPILGVISGIASIWAEKNIYRKLSIGRLLLLRTMYTFLFIIAMTFVAYGVYQFYFGTEISLLTFAFDAGSGAIYFYIWITDSFLTILRQVNLMLGEGNLLKLIRGKFYTPREEARIFMFLDLQSSTELAERLGHVNYSMLVQDCFNDLGIVVENDAEIYQYVGDEAVLTWKLKEGLQNENCLKAYYNFTQLLLKKHEHYQKKYACTPFFKAGLHAGTVTVTEVGKYKKEIAYHGDTINTAARIQGQCNSLKSELLISESLKNQLSSSNFMYNPMGSIPLKGKKDNVAVCAVSQLTE
- a CDS encoding DoxX family membrane protein; translated protein: MSVTNIIFIILRLFLGGFMIYGGIQKFQKPIPAPIEVVEKAEKFKAPEKESTLQKILYISGAKQTGYFWQLLGICELFFGLLILLQGSSFVGAVFLLPITLHIFLFHLFLEADELGELIQTGGLFIANIALVLKEKSKWKHLLWIKPI